The DNA region AACATTCAGCTACCAGAAAAAGAGTAAAACCTTCCTCATAAGAAAGCCGCTTCACATTGATATGAAAGCGGCTTAAATTGTCTAAAAGGGTAAATAACGAAAATCGAAATACGCTATTTCATCTGTTTATTGAGTATTTCCCCTAAAATATCTTTACGCCAGTCTCGCATCACATCCGGAAGGTTGCTTTCCGAACGATCGTCTAACCAAACCCATGAAATAAACTGATTAAGTTGTTTTTTAGAGGCTAAAAATTCCGTTGCCAAACCAGTTGATTCAGACACAGCCTTAACTTCATCTTTAAGTCGTTTAAACAGTTGTTTATAAGTCGGATCATCCATTAAACGTGTGATTTTATCTGGCCATTCACTTTTCGGTGTTGCCACCCCTTGCTTCACAAGATCAATCAATGTATTACCATGTCGACGGATCTCACGGTGATCAAAACCCGCTTCATTCATTTGTTTCAAACTGGTCATTTTAAGGCGGCATATTTCTAGCATATTGGCTTCTTTAACAATGAAGTTTAAAGCCAAGTCTCGCTTTTGCGCTTCTAGCAAACGCCACTTTGCAATCACTTTTAAAATTGCCAATTGTTCGGAGTTAAGTGTCCAAGCGCCTTTAACATCAAGAAAAGCATTATTAGCGTCTACTGTTTTTAAGCGCTTACTGATTAAAAGGGTTGATTCTTGCTGAACCGCTTCCAACCAACCTTTTGACTCTACTTCTTCCAGCAATTGCTGATAAAGAGGCAATAAGTAGTAAACATCGGCAGCAGCATAATCAAGTTGCTTATCGGTTAATGGGCGAGCTAACCAATCGGCCCTTGATTCACTTTTATCGAGCTCTACCGATAAGTACTCATTGACTAGAGCAGCAAACCCTGTAGACAATCCATGACCGAGAAAAGCGGCCATTAACTGCGTATCAATCATCGGATTTGGAATACAACCAAACGAATGCTGAAACACTTCTAAATCTTCACCACAGGCGTGTAAAATTTTCATCACGGATTGGTCTTGTAACAACTCAGCAAACGAGTCCATGTTATCAATTTCAAGTGGATCGATTAATACTAATTGTTCACCATCAAATAGCTGAATTAACCCCAACTGAGGATGGTAAGTCCGAGTACGGACAAATTCAGTATCGAGCATGACCACTTGCGCTAATCGTGCTTTTTCACACACATGAGCTAGTGCTTGAGTATCTTTGATGATGGTATAGTTCACGTCATTCCTTAAAATAAAAATGCCAGATCTTTCCTTCTCTAAACT from Vibrio casei includes:
- the rnd gene encoding ribonuclease D gives rise to the protein MNYTIIKDTQALAHVCEKARLAQVVMLDTEFVRTRTYHPQLGLIQLFDGEQLVLIDPLEIDNMDSFAELLQDQSVMKILHACGEDLEVFQHSFGCIPNPMIDTQLMAAFLGHGLSTGFAALVNEYLSVELDKSESRADWLARPLTDKQLDYAAADVYYLLPLYQQLLEEVESKGWLEAVQQESTLLISKRLKTVDANNAFLDVKGAWTLNSEQLAILKVIAKWRLLEAQKRDLALNFIVKEANMLEICRLKMTSLKQMNEAGFDHREIRRHGNTLIDLVKQGVATPKSEWPDKITRLMDDPTYKQLFKRLKDEVKAVSESTGLATEFLASKKQLNQFISWVWLDDRSESNLPDVMRDWRKDILGEILNKQMK